A region of Plantactinospora sp. BC1 DNA encodes the following proteins:
- a CDS encoding SDR family NAD(P)-dependent oxidoreductase has translation MASALGSVHHLESGGTSGMTGQNTIVITGASSGIGLAAAEQLAARDDQVVLVGRDERRLAAAVDRVRTAGRGIEPGHFQADFERLADVRALADHLLSTYPQIDVLANNAGMVAMSHRTTVDGHEATIQVNHLAPFLLSNLLRERLRGGRIVNTSVRPGPGVRLDPDDLNDEGQRYKGVAAYQNSKAANVLFAMEAARRWPDILSLSLHPGLVRTDIGRDTALRYVFRYAPLLISPERSARRLVRLATASAAELTNGALYGSGKPIAPNPRLFNPVNAARLWTTSEEAVTDPAT, from the coding sequence GTGGCATCCGCGCTGGGTTCTGTTCATCACTTGGAATCTGGAGGGACATCCGGCATGACCGGACAAAACACGATTGTCATCACCGGTGCGAGTTCGGGCATCGGGCTCGCCGCTGCGGAACAACTCGCCGCCCGGGACGACCAGGTCGTCCTGGTCGGCCGCGACGAGCGCCGCCTGGCCGCCGCCGTCGATCGGGTGCGGACGGCCGGGCGCGGGATCGAACCGGGCCACTTCCAGGCCGACTTCGAACGACTGGCCGACGTACGGGCGCTCGCGGATCACCTGTTGTCCACGTACCCGCAGATTGATGTCCTGGCCAACAACGCCGGCATGGTCGCGATGTCCCACCGGACCACTGTGGACGGCCACGAGGCCACCATCCAGGTCAACCACCTGGCCCCCTTCCTGCTCAGCAACCTGCTGCGGGAAAGGTTACGCGGTGGCCGGATCGTGAACACCTCAGTGCGCCCCGGCCCCGGTGTGCGGCTTGACCCGGACGATCTGAACGACGAAGGGCAGCGCTACAAGGGCGTCGCGGCGTACCAGAACTCCAAGGCGGCCAACGTGCTCTTCGCGATGGAAGCCGCACGGCGATGGCCCGACATCCTGAGCCTCAGCCTGCACCCCGGGCTGGTCCGGACCGACATCGGCCGCGACACGGCGCTGCGGTACGTCTTCCGCTACGCACCGTTGCTGATCAGCCCAGAAAGGTCCGCCCGGCGCTTGGTACGACTCGCCACAGCATCGGCCGCCGAACTGACCAATGGCGCCCTCTACGGCTCCGGCAAACCCATCGCGCCAAACCCCCGCCTCTTCAACCCGGTCAACGCGGCGCGGCTCTGGACAACCTCCGAGGAAGCCGTCACCGACCCGGCGACGTAA
- a CDS encoding alpha/beta fold hydrolase: MNKTRGVEVSDRPRGRRFATALTAATLAVAGATACSDAAHEEDRPAPADQAKAAAIRWGPCPEAAKGVARNPKLTCATVKVPLSYDRLDGTSIEVTISRLAAADPEKRHGVLLLNPGGPALSGLDMPGTMAPTLPKSVRDGYDLIGFDPRGVAHSTPQSCGLEVASVPGYFPYPEANGSIDANVELARSEAQKCAATAGENLRYFNTANTARDLDRIREALGEKKISYWGQSYGTYLGAVYSSLYPEQTDRMILEGNIDPTKVWSGEIEGWGKSMAERFPDAAAVAAAQNGALGLGGTVDEVTRTYLALADRLDRKPAPVPGTQQSMDGAILRTTTYALLLNNKTLPTLAQVWKAAADLADGHLTAADGEVLKQVFAETPPTPGVPADNQATMFLALACGDAEWSHDVADYATRSAADRKAWPLTAGMPANIWPCAFWKAPIEKPVTVTDKGPGDILILQNRRDHATSWDSGQGLHKVLGDRAAFVGVDNGGHYVYNEGSACADGATVDFLNTGHLPDKDVFCTDVKQA; this comes from the coding sequence ATGAACAAGACACGTGGTGTCGAGGTATCCGACCGGCCACGGGGCCGCCGGTTCGCCACGGCTCTGACGGCCGCCACACTGGCTGTGGCCGGCGCGACCGCCTGTAGCGACGCCGCGCACGAGGAAGACCGCCCGGCGCCCGCGGACCAGGCGAAGGCCGCCGCGATCAGGTGGGGCCCCTGCCCGGAGGCGGCGAAGGGAGTAGCCCGGAATCCCAAGCTGACTTGCGCAACGGTCAAGGTCCCGCTGAGCTATGACAGGCTGGACGGCACGTCGATCGAGGTGACGATCTCCCGGCTGGCCGCCGCCGACCCCGAGAAGCGGCACGGCGTTCTGCTGCTGAACCCGGGCGGTCCCGCCCTGTCAGGTCTCGACATGCCCGGCACGATGGCACCGACGCTGCCGAAGTCCGTCCGCGACGGCTACGACCTGATCGGCTTCGATCCGCGCGGCGTCGCGCACAGCACCCCGCAGAGCTGCGGCCTCGAGGTCGCCAGCGTGCCAGGGTACTTCCCCTATCCCGAGGCGAACGGCTCGATCGACGCGAACGTCGAACTGGCCCGCTCCGAAGCCCAGAAGTGCGCCGCCACGGCCGGGGAGAACCTGCGGTACTTCAACACCGCCAACACCGCTCGTGACCTGGACCGCATCCGCGAGGCGCTCGGCGAGAAGAAGATCTCCTACTGGGGCCAGTCCTACGGCACCTACCTGGGTGCCGTCTACAGCTCACTGTACCCGGAGCAGACCGACCGCATGATCCTCGAAGGCAACATCGACCCCACCAAGGTCTGGTCCGGCGAGATCGAGGGCTGGGGCAAGAGCATGGCCGAACGGTTCCCCGACGCAGCCGCCGTCGCCGCGGCGCAGAACGGCGCCCTCGGGCTCGGCGGCACCGTCGACGAGGTCACCCGCACCTATCTCGCGCTCGCGGATCGGCTCGACCGTAAGCCGGCGCCGGTTCCGGGCACCCAGCAGTCCATGGACGGAGCGATCCTGCGCACCACCACCTACGCGCTGCTCCTCAACAACAAGACCCTGCCGACCCTCGCACAGGTCTGGAAGGCCGCCGCGGACCTCGCGGACGGTCACCTCACCGCGGCCGACGGCGAAGTGCTCAAGCAGGTGTTTGCCGAGACGCCGCCCACCCCGGGCGTCCCCGCGGACAACCAGGCAACCATGTTCCTAGCACTCGCCTGCGGTGACGCCGAGTGGTCCCACGACGTTGCCGACTACGCCACCCGCAGCGCCGCCGACCGCAAGGCCTGGCCACTCACGGCGGGCATGCCGGCCAACATCTGGCCATGCGCCTTCTGGAAGGCCCCGATCGAGAAGCCAGTCACCGTGACCGACAAGGGCCCCGGTGACATCCTGATCCTGCAGAACCGCCGGGACCACGCCACATCGTGGGACTCAGGACAAGGGCTGCACAAGGTCCTCGGCGACCGTGCCGCCTTCGTCGGTGTCGACAACGGCGGGCACTACGTCTACAACGAAGGCTCGGCCTGCGCCGACGGGGCCACCGTCGACTTCCTGAACACCGGCCATCTACCGGACAAGGACGTCTTCTGCACCGACGTCAAGCAAGCCTGA
- a CDS encoding amidohydrolase family protein, with translation MKGAKTRFRSLTCGQDVIVLDVSGAIITPGFVDTHRHAWETQLRRIMPDVDDLGGYVTTTLMGYAPAYRPQDMYVGTKLAALTAIDSGVTTMFDFSHNSRSTAHSDQAVQALLDTGIRGIHAAMGPHFGDWDRQWPADVARLQKQHDSKLLTFRLATLPTGEIAGPIWPSARGWHRRPGNWASASASTLSSALPPRRRSWPGSARACSARTSP, from the coding sequence TTGAAGGGTGCCAAAACGAGGTTCCGGTCGCTGACCTGCGGACAGGACGTGATCGTCCTCGACGTCTCCGGTGCCATCATCACACCGGGTTTCGTGGATACCCACCGCCATGCCTGGGAGACGCAGCTGCGGCGGATCATGCCGGACGTCGACGATCTCGGCGGGTACGTCACCACGACCCTGATGGGATACGCGCCGGCCTACCGCCCGCAGGACATGTATGTCGGCACGAAGCTGGCGGCGCTGACAGCCATCGACAGCGGCGTCACCACCATGTTCGACTTCTCGCACAACTCCCGAAGCACCGCCCACTCCGATCAAGCGGTCCAGGCGCTGCTCGACACCGGTATCCGGGGGATACACGCGGCCATGGGACCGCACTTCGGCGACTGGGACAGGCAGTGGCCGGCCGACGTGGCACGGCTGCAGAAGCAGCACGACAGCAAGCTGCTCACCTTCCGCCTGGCCACCCTGCCCACCGGAGAGATCGCCGGCCCGATCTGGCCTTCGGCCCGCGGCTGGCACAGACGGCCCGGGAACTGGGCATCGGCGTCAGCGTCGACGCTGTCTTCGGCACTGCCTCCTCGCAGGCGATCCTGGCCTGGGAGCGCCAGGGCCTGCTCGGCCCGGACGTCACCCTGA
- a CDS encoding FtsX-like permease family protein, producing MMLTLSIATFRERWQLFTGAIITVMLGVAIVQSSLLIVASAGRYGEAIAVLGLALGVSVFLAIFVVSATFAFTIAQRRRDLALLRLIGGSRGQLRRLLLAEALLLGIVGTVLGVPAGQIVLSLQTALLTHLGFLPDSFAAAWHGWVLWVSSGIGIGVAEAGVLAASRRAARVRPLEALRETGAAGKVMTAARWLVGALLTVVALILMTIATAVDNPNGAIPLSINATVALALGLSALSPVVVPVLGRLIGSLAGRTTVGGLARANLRDGVRRSSSTAAPLLVLVALLIGLAGTFGSLSAGAHHRLAADLRGDLVAAGPVTPGTPGVAAASTEYALTIRVTTVTHYGGDTDTETDDVEALAVDPAAYQQAHRLPLLAGSYADLHGLTVAAAGGHLGASVPIRVGGRDLTARVVAVLPPTLNGGPQYLLPQDIVPPAALGPARAIVRLEPGAESAAVARTLPQPVLTLDDWIAHTDSAQDSLNAGVMKVVLGMATIYAAIGVINAVVIGTGERRREFAVARLTGYSRGQVVASALLESAIVTVTGLLLGLLGALATLIGISGVAGTLVAPWGIVWLTIPSAFLAVGATSVWTTLAATRLAPIALAGARE from the coding sequence ATGATGCTCACGCTCTCGATCGCCACCTTCCGCGAACGCTGGCAGCTGTTCACCGGCGCCATCATCACCGTCATGCTCGGCGTCGCCATCGTCCAGTCATCGCTCTTGATCGTCGCCTCGGCTGGCCGATACGGCGAAGCGATCGCGGTGCTCGGCCTGGCGCTGGGAGTGTCGGTGTTCCTGGCGATCTTCGTCGTCAGCGCGACGTTCGCCTTCACCATCGCCCAGCGCCGCCGCGACCTCGCCCTGCTGCGCCTGATCGGCGGCAGCCGCGGCCAGCTCCGGCGGCTGCTGCTCGCCGAGGCACTGCTACTCGGCATCGTCGGCACTGTCCTCGGCGTCCCGGCCGGGCAGATTGTGCTGAGTCTGCAGACGGCGCTGCTCACCCACCTCGGATTCCTGCCCGATTCGTTCGCCGCGGCCTGGCATGGCTGGGTGCTCTGGGTCTCGAGCGGGATCGGCATCGGCGTCGCCGAGGCAGGCGTACTCGCCGCATCAAGACGCGCTGCCCGCGTGCGCCCGCTGGAAGCCCTGCGGGAGACCGGCGCCGCCGGGAAAGTCATGACCGCCGCCCGCTGGCTGGTTGGCGCCCTGCTGACCGTCGTCGCCCTCATCCTGATGACGATCGCAACGGCCGTGGACAACCCCAACGGAGCGATTCCGCTGTCGATCAACGCCACCGTCGCGCTCGCTCTCGGGCTCAGCGCACTGAGCCCGGTCGTCGTCCCGGTGCTCGGCCGCCTCATCGGCAGCCTCGCCGGCCGCACCACCGTTGGCGGGCTCGCCCGGGCCAACCTGCGTGACGGCGTACGTCGCAGCTCGTCCACCGCCGCGCCCCTGCTGGTCCTGGTCGCCCTGCTGATCGGGCTGGCCGGCACCTTCGGCAGCCTCTCCGCCGGTGCGCATCACCGCCTGGCCGCCGACCTGCGCGGTGACCTGGTTGCCGCCGGCCCGGTCACCCCGGGCACTCCCGGCGTCGCCGCCGCCTCGACGGAGTACGCCCTGACCATCCGGGTCACCACCGTCACCCACTACGGCGGCGACACGGACACCGAGACCGACGACGTAGAGGCGCTCGCCGTGGATCCGGCCGCATACCAGCAGGCCCACCGGCTGCCACTGCTCGCCGGCTCGTACGCCGATCTGCACGGGCTCACCGTCGCGGCGGCCGGCGGACACCTCGGCGCGAGCGTGCCGATCCGTGTCGGTGGCCGGGACCTCACCGCGCGCGTGGTGGCCGTACTCCCGCCGACCCTCAACGGTGGCCCGCAATACCTGCTGCCGCAAGACATCGTCCCGCCGGCCGCGCTCGGTCCCGCGCGGGCCATCGTCCGGCTTGAGCCCGGCGCGGAGTCCGCGGCTGTGGCCAGGACCCTGCCGCAGCCGGTGCTCACCCTTGACGACTGGATCGCGCACACCGACAGCGCGCAGGACAGCCTCAACGCCGGCGTGATGAAGGTGGTCCTCGGCATGGCCACCATCTACGCCGCGATCGGCGTGATCAACGCGGTCGTCATTGGCACCGGGGAACGCCGCCGCGAGTTCGCCGTCGCCCGGCTCACCGGCTACAGCCGCGGCCAGGTGGTGGCCAGCGCCCTGCTCGAATCGGCGATCGTCACGGTCACTGGCCTGCTGTTGGGCTTGCTCGGGGCACTGGCCACCCTGATCGGCATCAGTGGAGTCGCCGGCACACTGGTGGCCCCGTGGGGGATCGTCTGGCTGACGATCCCCTCAGCCTTCCTAGCGGTTGGCGCGACCAGCGTGTGGACGACTCTCGCTGCCACCCGGCTCGCACCGATCGCGCTGGCCGGGGCACGCGAGTGA
- a CDS encoding transposase produces MDLEDAGCPVKYLIRDRDGKYPAAFDTILANAAITVVHAGVRIPRMNAIMERWVRTSRRELLDRTLILNQRHLLHTLREYEIFYNEHRPHQGTANGRPLTPLPEPITDPHRLDRLNIRRRDRLGGILHEYEHAA; encoded by the coding sequence ATGGACCTCGAAGACGCAGGCTGCCCGGTGAAGTACCTGATCCGCGACAGGGACGGCAAGTACCCGGCCGCGTTCGACACGATTCTCGCCAACGCCGCCATCACCGTGGTACACGCCGGCGTCCGGATACCCCGAATGAACGCGATCATGGAACGCTGGGTACGGACCAGCCGCCGCGAACTCCTCGACCGGACACTGATCCTCAACCAGCGGCACCTACTACATACGCTGCGCGAGTACGAGATCTTCTACAACGAGCACCGCCCGCATCAGGGCACCGCCAACGGCCGACCACTCACACCGCTACCCGAACCGATCACCGACCCGCACAGACTCGACCGCCTGAACATCCGTCGTCGTGACCGCCTCGGCGGCATCCTGCACGAGTACGAACATGCGGCCTGA
- a CDS encoding ABC transporter ATP-binding protein: MNELQTRAGTAVELRDVVRVYGGRQARASALDGVSIGFVRGTWTAVMGPSGSGKSTLLHCAAGLERPTSGQVLLGDRDLAGASERELTRLRRQEVGFVFQSFNLVGSLTAEQNVALPLRLAGRKVSMNDVRQILTDVGLGERLRHRPRELSGGQQQRVAIARAMVTRPAVLFADEPTGALDSRSARTVLGLLRSMVDSARQTIVMVTHDPAAAASADSVVFLSDGRIVGRLVRPSVHEVADRLAALEA, encoded by the coding sequence ATGAACGAGCTTCAGACACGGGCGGGCACGGCCGTCGAGCTGCGTGACGTGGTCCGGGTGTATGGCGGCAGGCAAGCGCGGGCTTCCGCTCTCGATGGGGTCAGCATCGGGTTCGTCCGCGGCACCTGGACGGCCGTCATGGGGCCATCCGGCTCCGGGAAATCCACCTTGCTGCACTGCGCCGCCGGCCTCGAGCGGCCTACCAGCGGCCAGGTGCTGCTCGGCGACCGGGACCTGGCCGGCGCCTCCGAGCGCGAGCTCACTCGGCTACGGCGCCAAGAGGTTGGCTTCGTCTTCCAAAGCTTCAACCTCGTCGGCTCCCTCACCGCCGAGCAGAACGTCGCCCTGCCGCTGCGGCTGGCCGGCCGCAAGGTGTCGATGAACGACGTGCGGCAAATCCTCACCGATGTGGGGCTCGGCGAACGCCTACGGCACCGGCCGCGCGAGCTCTCCGGAGGCCAGCAGCAACGCGTCGCCATCGCCCGAGCCATGGTCACCCGGCCTGCAGTGCTGTTCGCTGACGAGCCGACCGGCGCCCTCGACTCCCGTTCCGCGCGCACGGTGCTGGGCCTGCTGCGGTCGATGGTCGACTCCGCGCGGCAGACCATCGTCATGGTCACCCACGACCCGGCCGCCGCCGCTAGCGCCGACTCCGTCGTCTTCCTCTCCGACGGGCGCATCGTCGGGCGCCTCGTCCGGCCCTCGGTCCACGAGGTCGCCGATCGGCTCGCCGCCCTGGAGGCATGA
- a CDS encoding Imm1 family immunity protein: MAAITWGDSASEVAVVSADDLRGRLIELANHAAARPFIVDVTIENGDTISIALGREVSVLNFTSASKKPPYLASEGRRPRPNDGVVRFVYFGSMTEFPEWQAISSSDALEAVCSFVAAGTLPTNISWSEV; the protein is encoded by the coding sequence ATGGCAGCGATCACGTGGGGCGACAGCGCCAGCGAGGTGGCCGTCGTCTCCGCCGATGACTTGAGAGGCAGGCTGATTGAGTTAGCCAACCATGCCGCAGCGCGTCCATTTATTGTTGATGTGACCATTGAAAACGGCGACACCATAAGCATCGCTCTGGGACGAGAAGTGTCGGTCCTCAACTTTACTTCGGCATCCAAGAAGCCGCCCTATCTCGCCAGTGAGGGCCGTCGGCCGAGGCCCAACGATGGCGTCGTCAGGTTCGTATATTTTGGTTCAATGACAGAGTTTCCGGAATGGCAGGCTATATCCAGTAGTGATGCGCTGGAGGCGGTATGCAGTTTCGTTGCTGCCGGAACTCTGCCGACAAATATTTCTTGGAGTGAGGTATAA
- a CDS encoding transposase, with translation MPKSYPPEFRRKVLDLLKAGRSVADLVRDLQISDQTIYTWRRQELIDTGQLPGITSRDQVELVAARRRIAELETELAVHRRAAELLKEAVPPKGRYAAIKQMAAEGLPVNVGCRVLRVSVSGYFAWLDRPPSARALRHAWLTERSGRSTPRLEACTAPAGSTRSCDSGRASSSATTRWRC, from the coding sequence GTGCCGAAGAGTTACCCACCCGAGTTCCGTCGCAAGGTCCTTGATCTACTGAAGGCCGGCCGATCGGTGGCCGACCTGGTCCGGGACCTGCAGATCAGCGACCAGACCATCTATACCTGGCGTCGCCAGGAATTGATCGACACCGGGCAGCTACCCGGTATCACGTCGAGGGACCAGGTCGAGCTGGTCGCCGCGCGGCGTCGTATCGCCGAGTTGGAAACCGAACTCGCGGTCCACCGTCGTGCCGCCGAGTTACTCAAGGAGGCGGTGCCCCCAAAAGGCCGGTACGCGGCCATCAAACAGATGGCCGCTGAGGGCCTGCCGGTCAACGTGGGCTGCCGGGTCTTGAGGGTGTCCGTGTCGGGCTATTTCGCCTGGCTCGACCGACCGCCATCGGCACGGGCGTTGCGGCACGCCTGGCTGACCGAACGGTCCGGGCGATCCACGCCGCGTCTCGAGGCGTGTACGGCGCCGGCCGGGTCCACGCGGAGCTGCGACTCGGGCAGGGCATCGTCGTCGGCCACAACGCGGTGGAGATGCTGA
- a CDS encoding DddA-like double-stranded DNA deaminase toxin — protein sequence MDGGDTLGIFSRGGIERDLASGVAGPASSLPKGTPGFNGLVKSHVEGHAAALMRQNGIPNAELYINRVPCGSGNGCAAMLPHMLPEGATLRVYGPNGYDRTFTGLPD from the coding sequence GTGGACGGTGGAGACACGTTGGGCATCTTTTCTCGCGGAGGTATTGAGCGGGACCTCGCCAGCGGAGTTGCGGGTCCTGCAAGTAGCCTTCCTAAAGGCACGCCTGGCTTCAATGGTCTTGTAAAGAGTCATGTTGAAGGGCATGCGGCTGCGCTAATGAGACAAAATGGAATTCCGAACGCTGAGCTGTATATCAACAGAGTGCCGTGCGGTTCAGGTAATGGCTGCGCAGCGATGTTGCCGCATATGCTTCCGGAAGGTGCCACCCTCCGCGTATATGGGCCGAACGGGTACGATAGAACCTTCACTGGACTTCCGGACTGA
- a CDS encoding right-handed parallel beta-helix repeat-containing protein, with product MKALVRLAVAGMFLLLGLASAAPAAAHDERQPVYPDGTGSVPAYRTDGPRLLVCKTDAADFTARIAGFPAELRTSNQALYDECQRSGYRHLQDAVDAARLPGTRILMLPGVYREEPSLAPPAGACAELDAPWSGNRLYQVMSYEQQVACPHVQNLVAVIGKRDLQIEGTGAGPLDVMVDAQYQKLNAIRADRANGFYLRNLTAQRTTFNAVYILETDGFVIDRAIGRWNDEYGFLTFADDHGLYTGCEAYGNGDSGVYPGAASNINADRGHQVDRYAIEITGCKSHHNLLGYSGTAGDSVWAHDNEFTNNAAGVATDSAFPDHPGMPQNHAKFERNVIGDNNEDYYRYVRDGTCAKPYAERGYEDGVVCPAVGLPPGTGVINPGGNYNIWRDNWVFGHAYAGFVTSWVPGFVRGDTGFAAQFDTSHHNRYLGNRLGVRRDGTRAPNGMDFWWDGQGRGSCWQRPAAGAEPRVLPACGADEMPAGLGVNRAVAEPGKTLKLYVCADYSLSERRIPAGCDWFGARGLDRIEVRAATGEAVLLGVLILVLWARLGRRDPLWTASSAVALAGLVVGVFGTAYEGTWLTSLGLALLGVGWLGVGWSLRRTGRRGLGWLTLALGVFALLGAVDRGLVMLPGTPVGPVWPRILLELVWVPWVAVRSARSVSSTRRAPAGADRSPRHSS from the coding sequence ATGAAGGCATTGGTCAGGCTCGCTGTGGCTGGCATGTTCCTGCTCCTTGGTCTGGCGTCGGCGGCCCCGGCCGCCGCGCACGACGAACGGCAGCCGGTCTATCCGGACGGCACCGGAAGCGTGCCGGCGTACCGCACCGACGGCCCGCGGCTGCTGGTCTGCAAGACCGACGCGGCGGACTTCACCGCCCGGATCGCCGGCTTCCCGGCCGAGCTGCGCACCAGCAACCAGGCGCTGTACGACGAATGCCAGCGCTCCGGCTACCGGCACCTTCAGGACGCGGTGGACGCGGCCCGGCTGCCCGGCACCCGGATCCTGATGCTGCCGGGGGTCTACCGGGAGGAGCCGAGCCTCGCCCCGCCCGCCGGCGCCTGCGCTGAGCTGGACGCCCCCTGGTCCGGCAACCGGCTCTACCAGGTTATGTCCTACGAACAACAGGTGGCCTGCCCGCACGTGCAGAACCTGGTGGCGGTCATCGGCAAGCGGGACCTGCAGATCGAGGGGACCGGCGCCGGTCCGCTGGACGTGATGGTGGACGCGCAGTACCAGAAGCTCAACGCCATCCGGGCTGACCGCGCCAACGGCTTCTACCTGCGCAACCTGACGGCCCAGCGGACCACCTTCAACGCCGTCTACATCCTGGAGACAGACGGTTTCGTCATCGACCGGGCGATCGGCCGGTGGAACGACGAGTACGGGTTCCTCACCTTCGCCGACGACCACGGCCTTTACACCGGCTGCGAGGCGTACGGCAACGGCGACTCCGGTGTCTACCCGGGCGCGGCCTCGAACATCAACGCGGATCGTGGTCACCAGGTCGACCGGTACGCCATCGAAATCACGGGCTGCAAGTCGCACCACAACCTGCTCGGCTATTCGGGGACCGCCGGGGACTCGGTGTGGGCGCACGACAACGAGTTCACGAACAACGCCGCCGGGGTGGCCACCGATTCGGCGTTTCCCGACCACCCCGGCATGCCGCAGAACCACGCGAAGTTCGAGCGCAACGTCATCGGCGACAACAACGAGGACTACTACCGGTACGTCCGGGACGGCACCTGCGCCAAGCCGTACGCCGAGCGGGGTTACGAGGACGGCGTGGTGTGCCCGGCGGTCGGTCTGCCACCCGGCACCGGAGTGATCAACCCGGGTGGCAACTACAACATCTGGCGGGACAACTGGGTGTTCGGCCACGCGTACGCCGGCTTCGTCACCTCGTGGGTGCCCGGCTTCGTCCGGGGCGACACCGGATTCGCGGCCCAGTTCGACACCTCGCACCACAACCGGTACCTCGGTAACCGGCTCGGCGTCCGCCGCGATGGCACGCGGGCACCGAACGGGATGGACTTCTGGTGGGACGGCCAGGGCCGGGGGTCCTGCTGGCAACGCCCGGCGGCCGGCGCCGAGCCGCGGGTGCTGCCGGCTTGCGGCGCCGACGAGATGCCCGCCGGGCTCGGCGTCAACCGCGCGGTCGCCGAGCCCGGCAAGACCCTCAAGCTGTACGTTTGTGCCGACTACTCGCTGTCGGAGCGCCGGATCCCGGCGGGCTGCGACTGGTTCGGGGCGCGTGGGCTGGACCGGATCGAGGTGCGGGCGGCCACCGGCGAGGCGGTGCTGCTGGGCGTGCTAATTCTGGTCCTGTGGGCCCGGCTGGGTCGACGCGATCCACTCTGGACTGCGTCCAGTGCGGTAGCGCTCGCCGGTCTGGTGGTGGGCGTCTTCGGCACCGCGTACGAGGGCACCTGGCTGACCTCCCTTGGCCTGGCGCTACTGGGCGTCGGCTGGCTGGGGGTGGGCTGGTCCCTGCGCCGCACCGGCCGGCGCGGGCTGGGCTGGCTCACCCTGGCGCTCGGCGTGTTCGCTTTGCTCGGCGCCGTCGACCGGGGACTGGTGATGCTGCCAGGCACCCCGGTCGGGCCGGTGTGGCCGCGCATCCTGCTGGAACTGGTCTGGGTGCCGTGGGTCGCCGTCCGGTCGGCACGATCGGTCAGCTCGACGCGGCGCGCACCAGCCGGAGCTGACCGATCTCCGCGGCATTCTTCATGA
- a CDS encoding Atu4866 domain-containing protein, whose product MTTTPWPAPRRDDEVLHALRDPQGRPLLLTGGTVITGDPLLGDWQEADVLIGGTVIVGIGPGLLTAAGDDNMIVIDCVGTLVLPASADFTAPRAGATLTPGQAADIAVLRLADAPGTPAGAVPARGTHLDVLVTGGKIRLYDGRPLDTARTTEPAPEGAPVHDPAHPFLGMWVDDNDFVRQELLPDGRYDEARGDRPSAYQGRYWINGNRIDYLDDLGFWAFGEFQDGSLHHAGYRFTRR is encoded by the coding sequence ATGACCACCACACCCTGGCCAGCGCCGCGCCGCGACGACGAGGTCCTGCACGCCCTACGTGACCCGCAAGGGCGCCCGCTGCTGCTGACCGGCGGCACCGTGATCACCGGCGATCCGCTGCTGGGCGACTGGCAGGAAGCCGACGTCCTCATCGGCGGCACCGTGATCGTGGGTATCGGCCCCGGCCTGCTGACCGCAGCCGGGGACGACAACATGATCGTCATCGACTGCGTGGGCACCCTGGTCCTGCCCGCGTCCGCCGACTTCACCGCCCCGCGCGCCGGTGCGACCCTCACCCCCGGCCAGGCCGCCGACATCGCCGTCCTGCGCTTGGCCGACGCCCCCGGGACACCCGCCGGCGCGGTGCCGGCCCGCGGCACCCACCTCGATGTCCTGGTCACCGGCGGAAAGATCCGCCTCTACGACGGCCGCCCCCTCGATACGGCCCGCACCACCGAGCCAGCCCCCGAGGGCGCGCCCGTCCACGACCCGGCGCACCCGTTCCTGGGGATGTGGGTCGACGACAACGACTTCGTGCGGCAGGAACTGCTGCCCGACGGGCGTTACGACGAGGCACGCGGGGACCGCCCCAGCGCCTACCAGGGCCGCTACTGGATCAACGGCAACCGCATCGACTACCTCGACGACCTGGGGTTCTGGGCCTTCGGCGAATTCCAGGACGGCAGCCTGCACCACGCCGGATACCGCTTCACCCGCCGCTGA